Proteins found in one Pontibacter sp. SGAir0037 genomic segment:
- a CDS encoding HNH endonuclease, producing the protein MSNGLALCPNLHRAFDRGLVSIFLLGWLCKLSSLTKLWTADWLCAALAMCLQNALGFI; encoded by the coding sequence GTGAGCAACGGACTGGCCCTCTGCCCCAACCTGCACCGGGCCTTCGACCGGGGGCTGGTTTCCATATTTCTCTTGGGTTGGCTTTGCAAGCTAAGCTCTTTGACAAAGCTTTGGACTGCGGATTGGCTTTGTGCAGCTTTGGCAATGTGCTTGCAAAATGCTTTGGGCTTTATATAA
- a CDS encoding IS66 family insertion sequence element accessory protein TnpB has translation MTHQEKMLHLVEVYEQSGQSQRAFCQEQGLKVSQFIYWIHKVRKEKQPASGFMQLSAERAASYLEVIYPNGVQVRVDSRDLALVSRLLHLY, from the coding sequence ATGACCCACCAGGAAAAGATGCTCCACTTAGTGGAGGTTTATGAGCAAAGCGGGCAGAGCCAGCGGGCCTTCTGTCAGGAGCAGGGCCTAAAAGTTTCTCAGTTTATCTACTGGATCCACAAAGTACGGAAGGAAAAGCAGCCGGCTTCCGGTTTTATGCAGCTAAGCGCTGAGCGAGCAGCTAGCTACCTGGAGGTAATTTATCCCAATGGCGTGCAGGTACGGGTCGATTCCCGGGACCTGGCCCTTGTGAGCCGCCTGCTGCACCTTTACTAA
- a CDS encoding phospholipase D-like domain-containing protein — MLKEGIYEQLISASLKEKISAIPAEKFFIAQALIDKEEAARVLSNYLINLLQLALKELKKEDIRQQVKFCNEVIQFVDEKLNLEASDSLIYHEEQILTAILSKIGKTDRQLHDELHRKIPQTGLSVSNLFTGSNSDISIDTEIERDILSADRIYWIISFIRWSGLRIFERALREFTSREGAELRIITTSYMGATEARALDFLSKLPNTQIRISYQTKIERLHAKAYIFERNTRFNTAFIGSSNLSKSALKKGLEWNLRVTSQENPHILEKAKATFDHYWNSIDFEDLTIGGIAKFEEAIQQEKQRAGRRSWSRPLLLSGQCSEPGSTILGSSG; from the coding sequence ATGCTGAAAGAAGGAATCTACGAACAGTTAATCTCGGCCTCACTCAAAGAAAAAATCAGTGCTATACCTGCTGAGAAGTTCTTCATCGCGCAGGCGCTAATCGATAAGGAGGAAGCGGCTAGGGTTCTTTCTAACTACCTGATCAACCTGCTGCAGCTGGCTCTAAAAGAGCTGAAAAAGGAAGACATTCGGCAACAGGTGAAGTTCTGCAATGAGGTCATTCAGTTTGTGGATGAAAAGCTCAACCTGGAGGCAAGCGATAGCCTGATTTACCACGAAGAACAAATTCTAACCGCTATTCTCTCGAAGATCGGTAAAACAGACAGGCAACTGCACGACGAGCTGCACCGGAAAATTCCGCAGACGGGCCTCTCCGTCAGCAACCTGTTTACAGGGAGTAACTCGGATATCTCGATTGACACAGAGATTGAGCGCGACATCTTATCGGCGGACAGAATCTACTGGATCATTTCTTTTATCCGGTGGTCTGGCCTGCGGATTTTTGAGCGGGCTTTGCGAGAGTTTACCTCCCGCGAAGGTGCCGAGCTCCGGATTATCACAACCTCCTACATGGGGGCAACAGAGGCCCGAGCGCTGGATTTCCTGTCGAAGCTACCCAATACGCAGATCAGGATCTCTTACCAGACCAAGATCGAGCGCCTGCACGCCAAGGCTTATATCTTTGAGCGGAACACCCGTTTCAACACCGCTTTCATCGGCTCTTCCAACCTCTCCAAATCGGCTTTAAAAAAAGGACTAGAGTGGAATTTACGCGTGACCAGCCAGGAGAACCCGCACATCCTGGAGAAGGCGAAAGCCACGTTCGACCATTACTGGAACAGCATCGATTTTGAGGACCTCACGATTGGCGGTATCGCTAAATTCGAAGAAGCCATACAGCAGGAGAAGCAGCGCGCCGGAAGGAGATCCTGGAGCAGGCCATTGCTTCTTTCAGGGCAGTGCTCGGAGCCGGGTTCAACGATTTTGGGCAGCTCTGGGTAG
- a CDS encoding DNA cytosine methyltransferase → MSKSKEHKIPILSFFSGGGFMDMGFEQAGFEVIWTNEFDETFARLHAAGMTSWRKSQGNCVKAEIFNTKSITEVKSKEIIEEAFHNGKPEHFGMIGGPPCQDFSMNGSMKGFNGERGKLTIVYFDKILELKPTFFVMENVTGLTKRKETKEYLQSLLNRVEEEYYVDHEKLNSLNYGVPQHRERVFFIGIRKDCLSKKAIEQAPFGKWFPFPLNEKYHDAATKYNWGKQVSFGKNLDKPEGVPLELCVESCLVSQREINTKPNANEFFNLYITEKALQAIEEGETNRPSFKRLHRFKYSPTACYGNNEVHLHPYIHRRLSVREALRIQGVPDKYILPSELPLSKKFKMIGNGVPVPLAKAVASSLKDFLITNKII, encoded by the coding sequence ATGAGTAAGAGTAAAGAACATAAAATACCAATTCTTTCTTTCTTTTCAGGAGGAGGTTTTATGGATATGGGCTTTGAGCAAGCAGGTTTTGAGGTTATTTGGACAAATGAGTTTGATGAAACTTTCGCACGACTTCATGCTGCCGGTATGACTTCGTGGCGAAAATCACAGGGAAATTGCGTTAAAGCAGAAATTTTCAATACTAAATCAATCACGGAAGTAAAATCAAAAGAGATTATTGAAGAAGCGTTCCATAATGGTAAACCCGAACATTTTGGAATGATAGGCGGACCGCCTTGCCAAGATTTTAGTATGAACGGTTCGATGAAAGGTTTTAACGGAGAAAGGGGTAAATTGACAATTGTTTACTTTGATAAGATTTTGGAATTGAAACCCACTTTTTTCGTTATGGAAAATGTAACCGGTTTGACGAAAAGAAAAGAAACAAAGGAATATCTGCAATCACTTTTAAATAGAGTTGAAGAAGAGTATTATGTTGACCACGAAAAACTAAACTCTTTGAATTATGGGGTTCCGCAACACCGAGAACGTGTTTTTTTTATTGGCATTAGAAAAGATTGTCTTAGTAAAAAAGCTATTGAACAAGCACCGTTTGGTAAGTGGTTTCCTTTTCCTTTAAATGAGAAATATCACGATGCTGCAACGAAATATAATTGGGGAAAACAAGTTTCATTCGGAAAAAATTTGGATAAACCAGAAGGCGTTCCATTAGAATTGTGTGTTGAAAGTTGTTTGGTTTCACAACGTGAAATAAACACTAAGCCAAATGCGAATGAGTTTTTTAATTTGTATATAACCGAAAAGGCTTTACAAGCAATTGAAGAAGGGGAAACAAATAGACCTTCTTTTAAACGCCTTCACCGCTTTAAGTACAGTCCAACGGCTTGTTATGGAAACAACGAAGTTCATTTACATCCATATATACACAGGCGACTATCAGTAAGAGAAGCATTAAGAATTCAGGGAGTCCCTGACAAATACATTCTTCCGTCTGAACTTCCCTTATCTAAAAAATTTAAGATGATTGGAAACGGAGTTCCTGTGCCTCTTGCAAAAGCAGTTGCATCCTCATTAAAAGATTTTTTGATAACGAACAAAATTATATAA
- a CDS encoding HNH endonuclease — protein sequence MTAPAAALPTYLKKLTHLRQGVTKYGKAPHKPILLLTFIELFEKGEITANKVYISPELVALFKEIFALLVKTAHKADFFFPFYHLSGEGFWTIRTRLGVPLQVYIGNFNKLHEAVDYGCFSEELYALLHRKEHRDVLKTALLDRYFPDTKNSYLAIKQGSYIQNLQRYLLNESTASYALPESAANEEELFIRGGLFKKLVPQVYNHTCCMSGMRLVSSHGYSMIDACHIVPFSLSKDDKVNNGLALCPNLHRAFDRGLVSVSEKLRILVSDAIAEDLTNAYALLHLRGKTLTLPFGEKHFPSAANLAWHREQVFKGIGPMNYIFALFLKFCGKRSLMFLWLMDMMFCRVCFSHW from the coding sequence ATGACGGCTCCTGCTGCTGCCCTGCCTACGTACCTGAAGAAACTGACACACCTGCGCCAGGGCGTCACCAAATACGGGAAAGCACCGCACAAGCCTATCCTGCTGCTCACTTTTATAGAGCTCTTCGAGAAAGGGGAAATCACAGCTAACAAAGTATATATTTCACCGGAACTGGTAGCGCTGTTTAAAGAGATCTTTGCCCTACTGGTGAAAACGGCCCATAAGGCAGACTTCTTCTTCCCCTTCTATCACTTATCCGGCGAAGGATTCTGGACCATCAGAACCCGGCTGGGTGTACCGCTGCAGGTTTATATCGGCAACTTTAACAAGCTTCATGAAGCGGTGGACTACGGATGCTTTTCCGAGGAGCTGTATGCTTTGCTTCACCGCAAAGAACACCGGGACGTGCTGAAAACAGCACTTCTGGACAGGTATTTTCCCGATACAAAAAACAGTTATCTTGCCATCAAGCAAGGCAGCTACATCCAAAACCTGCAGCGCTACCTGCTCAACGAAAGCACGGCCAGCTATGCGCTGCCGGAAAGCGCAGCAAACGAGGAAGAGCTGTTTATCCGGGGTGGCCTGTTCAAAAAGCTGGTACCACAGGTATACAACCATACCTGCTGCATGTCGGGCATGCGCCTGGTTTCCAGTCACGGCTACTCCATGATCGACGCCTGCCATATCGTGCCCTTCAGCCTGAGCAAAGACGACAAGGTTAATAACGGGCTGGCCCTCTGCCCCAACCTGCACCGGGCCTTCGACCGGGGACTTGTTTCCGTGAGTGAAAAGCTGCGCATACTCGTTTCGGATGCCATTGCCGAAGACCTGACCAATGCTTACGCCCTGCTGCATCTCAGAGGCAAAACGCTCACGCTGCCATTCGGGGAGAAGCATTTCCCGAGCGCTGCGAACTTGGCTTGGCATAGGGAACAGGTGTTTAAGGGTATCGGCCCTATGAACTACATATTTGCTTTGTTTTTGAAGTTCTGCGGGAAGAGGTCTTTGATGTTTTTGTGGTTGATGGACATGATGTTTTGCAGGGTGTGTTTTAGCCACTGGTAG
- a CDS encoding PD-(D/E)XK nuclease family protein, which translates to MMNKIGEINFKKIKRISPSQFYSMKNCAYKSLLAEAFDKKPLLPLSPYAYFGTVLHKMLEFIAKGVIKSEDDFNAEFDNQVKTVEDDLQKNGFGFFVPLKVRIRNFGLKKIQLKKHLRSESDQPISFSNTKFHSEKWFESQDKLIGGKVDLVIENENNIEIIDFKTGAITQDCLDDEGESYSEVKNEFKEQLKIYAYLYFENTNKFPTSLSLVDSAKQKFSVEFSEQECKSIFEEAKSLLKSINHCINTKLFSANPQEGNCKHCLYRPACTFFNKTLETNFSFNDVLGEIKEVKKFQNGNVSVILQNGNKVLTIKNFDSKEFDDLNNNKNKQIRIYNIRRDATEFVYSATDTTMIYE; encoded by the coding sequence ATGATGAATAAAATTGGAGAAATAAATTTTAAGAAAATCAAACGTATTTCGCCAAGCCAATTTTATTCAATGAAAAATTGTGCTTACAAATCGTTGTTGGCAGAAGCGTTTGATAAGAAACCTTTACTTCCGCTTTCGCCTTATGCTTATTTCGGAACAGTGTTGCATAAAATGCTTGAATTTATTGCAAAAGGAGTTATAAAAAGTGAAGATGATTTTAATGCAGAATTCGACAATCAAGTGAAAACAGTTGAAGATGATTTACAAAAAAATGGGTTTGGTTTTTTTGTTCCGTTAAAAGTTAGAATACGAAACTTTGGGTTGAAAAAAATTCAACTAAAGAAGCATTTGAGAAGCGAATCCGATCAGCCGATAAGTTTCAGCAATACAAAATTCCATTCTGAAAAATGGTTTGAATCGCAAGATAAATTGATTGGCGGGAAAGTAGATTTAGTAATTGAAAACGAAAACAACATTGAAATTATTGATTTTAAAACCGGAGCAATTACACAAGATTGTTTAGATGATGAAGGCGAAAGTTATTCAGAAGTAAAAAATGAATTCAAAGAACAACTTAAAATTTACGCTTATTTGTATTTTGAAAATACAAATAAGTTTCCAACAAGTTTAAGTTTAGTTGATTCAGCAAAGCAAAAATTTTCTGTTGAGTTTTCAGAACAAGAATGTAAATCGATTTTTGAGGAAGCAAAAAGCCTTTTAAAGTCAATAAATCATTGTATAAACACAAAATTATTTTCAGCAAATCCACAAGAAGGAAATTGTAAGCATTGTCTATACAGACCGGCTTGTACTTTCTTTAACAAGACACTCGAAACAAATTTTTCTTTCAATGATGTTTTGGGTGAAATTAAAGAAGTTAAAAAATTCCAAAATGGAAATGTGAGTGTAATCTTACAAAATGGAAATAAAGTTTTAACCATTAAAAATTTTGATTCGAAGGAATTTGATGATCTAAACAATAACAAAAATAAACAAATACGAATTTACAATATAAGAAGAGATGCAACAGAGTTTGTTTATTCTGCGACTGACACGACAATGATTTATGAGTAA
- the tnpB gene encoding IS66 family insertion sequence element accessory protein TnpB (TnpB, as the term is used for proteins encoded by IS66 family insertion elements, is considered an accessory protein, since TnpC, encoded by a neighboring gene, is a DDE family transposase.) — protein MLSLTSSLRYLLYRGHCDMRKSFDGLCGLVGSELGRSPTSGEVFVFLNRKRTHLKLLHWEHGGFVLYYKRLEQGTFPLPKATGGSAMSWSELVLMVEGIEVVKSNRRRRFSLPP, from the coding sequence ATGCTCAGCCTCACCTCCTCCCTCCGCTACCTGCTCTACCGAGGCCACTGCGACATGCGCAAATCCTTCGACGGCTTGTGCGGTCTGGTAGGATCGGAACTGGGCCGCAGTCCCACAAGCGGTGAAGTGTTCGTGTTTCTCAACCGCAAACGTACCCATCTCAAGCTGCTCCACTGGGAACACGGGGGCTTTGTGCTCTACTACAAAAGGCTCGAGCAGGGCACCTTTCCGCTGCCCAAAGCGACAGGGGGCAGCGCCATGAGCTGGAGCGAACTGGTGCTGATGGTGGAAGGAATCGAAGTGGTGAAGAGCAACCGCAGGAGAAGATTTTCTTTGCCACCATAG
- a CDS encoding IS66 family transposase: MQTVLENLSKQELLELISSRDEKIAYLEAQVAMYRRMQFGQRRERFEGDASQFQLPFEAAAKEVEEQHQEVKQKIDYVRRRPRHHGRAKLPEHLPVEEVEIHPEGDLSQMVCIGQEVTEELECEPARFFIRRYIRYKYAAKDKESVVIGQLPERVIDKGIAGAGLLASILVDKYMDHLPLYRQKQRFAREGIQIASSTIEGWTKEALLKLEPLYEQLVFDTKAKGYLQVDESPIKVLDSDKKGAAHTGWYWVYHAPLDRTVLFDYQPTRAAVGVKLMLDGFRGYLQTDGYAVYEKYGRKKEVTHLACWAHARREFERALENDKARAGKALTLIQLLYAVERKAKEEGLEAAAIKELRLSESLPVLNELGKWIFEEIKSTLPKSQIGKAMAYAYARWDALSAYLYDGSLHIDNNGVENAIRPLALGRKNYLFAGSHDAAKRAGMIYSFLAICKKHEVNPYQWLKHTLQNIMSINHKNIKDLFPQNFKNKANM; this comes from the coding sequence ATGCAAACGGTACTGGAAAACCTCTCCAAACAGGAGCTGCTGGAGCTTATTTCCAGCCGTGACGAGAAGATCGCCTACCTGGAGGCCCAGGTGGCCATGTACCGCCGCATGCAGTTCGGCCAGAGGCGCGAGCGCTTCGAGGGCGACGCCTCCCAGTTCCAGCTTCCCTTTGAAGCTGCGGCCAAAGAGGTAGAAGAGCAGCACCAGGAGGTAAAGCAGAAGATCGACTACGTGCGCCGTCGCCCCCGCCACCACGGTCGCGCCAAGCTCCCTGAGCACCTGCCCGTGGAGGAAGTAGAGATACACCCGGAAGGAGACCTCTCCCAGATGGTGTGCATCGGCCAGGAAGTCACCGAGGAGCTCGAGTGCGAGCCGGCCCGCTTCTTCATCCGCCGCTACATCCGCTATAAGTATGCCGCCAAAGACAAAGAAAGCGTGGTGATCGGCCAGCTGCCGGAACGGGTGATCGACAAAGGCATCGCCGGGGCCGGACTGCTGGCCTCCATCCTGGTGGATAAGTACATGGACCACCTGCCGCTCTACCGCCAGAAGCAGCGCTTCGCCCGGGAGGGCATCCAGATAGCCTCCTCCACCATTGAGGGTTGGACCAAGGAGGCGCTCTTGAAGCTCGAGCCGCTCTACGAGCAGCTGGTATTCGACACCAAGGCAAAAGGCTACCTGCAGGTGGATGAGTCGCCGATCAAAGTGCTGGACTCGGATAAGAAAGGTGCCGCCCATACCGGCTGGTACTGGGTCTACCATGCCCCCCTGGACAGGACGGTGCTCTTCGACTACCAACCCACGCGCGCTGCGGTGGGGGTAAAGCTTATGCTTGATGGTTTCCGGGGCTACCTGCAGACCGACGGCTACGCAGTGTACGAAAAGTACGGCAGGAAAAAGGAGGTCACCCACCTGGCCTGCTGGGCCCATGCCCGAAGAGAGTTCGAGCGGGCCCTGGAAAATGACAAGGCAAGGGCTGGCAAAGCGCTCACCCTCATCCAGCTCTTGTATGCAGTGGAAAGGAAGGCAAAAGAAGAGGGGCTGGAGGCAGCAGCCATTAAAGAACTACGGCTCTCTGAGTCGCTGCCGGTGCTCAACGAGCTGGGCAAATGGATCTTCGAGGAGATCAAGAGCACGCTGCCCAAGAGCCAGATCGGCAAAGCCATGGCCTACGCCTACGCCCGCTGGGACGCCCTCTCGGCCTACCTCTACGACGGCAGCCTGCACATCGACAACAACGGGGTGGAGAACGCCATCCGGCCGCTGGCCCTGGGACGCAAGAACTACCTGTTCGCCGGCTCACATGATGCTGCAAAGCGGGCCGGTATGATCTACTCCTTCCTGGCCATCTGCAAAAAGCATGAGGTAAACCCCTACCAGTGGCTAAAACACACCCTGCAAAACATCATGTCCATCAACCACAAAAACATCAAAGACCTCTTCCCGCAGAACTTCAAAAACAAAGCAAATATGTAG
- a CDS encoding Fic family protein, giving the protein MRKTVKASRALAQLNGAIINLPNPSLFLDTIHLQEAKASSEIENIITTNDDLYKSVVAEKRYESTAAKEVISYKEALWYGLEKLKERPFITTNLCVEIMQCIKQNTSGIRTTPGTTLSNAQGEVIYTPPSGETVIREKMANLERFINEESTLDPLIKMAVMHYQFEAIHPFIDGNGRTGRILLLLYLKMEKLLDVPALFLSEYIIHHKADYYQKLRAVTEAGDWEGWILYMLDMIEKTATSGLKKLEEIMAVMEATSEEIKEKLPKVYSKELIEILFRLPYTKRQFLIEANMGTPKTVGNYLIALEQEGFLRATKVGKEKLYLNQRLMEVLESKEKARMHNTSYSA; this is encoded by the coding sequence ATGCGAAAGACCGTCAAAGCAAGTAGGGCATTAGCTCAGTTGAATGGAGCCATCATTAATCTGCCTAACCCCAGCCTCTTTCTAGACACAATTCATCTGCAGGAAGCCAAGGCAAGCTCTGAAATAGAGAATATCATCACCACCAATGATGACCTCTATAAATCAGTCGTAGCTGAAAAGAGGTATGAATCTACAGCAGCAAAAGAGGTTATAAGCTATAAGGAGGCGTTGTGGTACGGCTTGGAAAAACTCAAAGAGAGACCCTTCATCACAACAAATCTTTGCGTGGAGATTATGCAATGCATAAAGCAGAACACATCAGGTATCAGAACCACGCCAGGCACAACCTTATCCAACGCACAAGGCGAAGTAATCTACACGCCGCCGTCAGGGGAAACGGTAATACGCGAGAAAATGGCAAACCTGGAGCGCTTCATTAACGAGGAAAGCACCTTGGATCCGCTCATCAAAATGGCTGTAATGCACTACCAGTTCGAGGCAATACACCCGTTCATTGATGGCAACGGACGTACAGGTAGGATCTTGCTTCTGCTCTACCTGAAAATGGAAAAGCTGCTGGATGTGCCCGCGCTCTTCTTAAGTGAGTATATCATACATCACAAGGCGGATTATTATCAGAAGCTAAGAGCCGTTACGGAAGCAGGAGACTGGGAGGGCTGGATTCTCTACATGCTGGACATGATTGAAAAAACAGCTACCAGCGGGCTTAAAAAACTAGAGGAGATTATGGCCGTTATGGAAGCCACCTCGGAAGAAATTAAGGAGAAATTGCCCAAAGTATACTCAAAAGAGCTGATAGAAATTTTGTTCAGACTACCTTATACTAAACGTCAGTTTCTGATAGAGGCAAACATGGGAACACCAAAGACTGTGGGGAATTACCTGATAGCGCTTGAGCAAGAAGGTTTTTTAAGGGCAACTAAGGTAGGAAAAGAAAAACTCTACTTAAACCAGCGGTTAATGGAAGTACTGGAAAGCAAGGAAAAAGCACGAATGCACAACACCAGCTATAGTGCATAA